A stretch of Oligoflexia bacterium DNA encodes these proteins:
- a CDS encoding Fe-Mn family superoxide dismutase, protein MSVKLMKLPYATNALEPVMSKKTIEFHYGKHHKKYVATLNELIARTKYDSLDLKEIILQSCEFADEKKIYDNAAQVWNHNFFWNSLSPNSTGKPDGEVSRLIVKYFGSFKEFKDQFVEVGKRVFGSGWIWLVKKTDDSLAIESSRDAKNPLTRNSRPLLTCDVWEHAYYLDYQNERPKYLNQFWKLANWDFVASNLNDVELKPPYYKHDHYEAHLALKN, encoded by the coding sequence ATGTCAGTAAAGCTAATGAAACTTCCCTATGCCACAAATGCACTAGAACCTGTGATGTCAAAAAAGACGATAGAATTTCACTATGGCAAACATCACAAAAAATATGTGGCTACTCTAAATGAACTGATCGCTAGAACAAAATATGACAGCCTGGATTTAAAAGAAATTATTCTGCAATCTTGTGAGTTTGCTGATGAAAAGAAAATTTATGATAACGCAGCCCAAGTTTGGAATCATAATTTTTTTTGGAATAGTCTTTCACCAAATTCAACCGGAAAACCTGATGGCGAAGTTTCGCGTCTAATCGTCAAATATTTTGGATCGTTTAAAGAATTTAAAGACCAGTTTGTTGAAGTAGGTAAAAGAGTGTTTGGTTCAGGTTGGATATGGTTGGTGAAAAAAACAGATGATTCTTTGGCGATAGAATCTTCAAGAGATGCAAAAAATCCATTAACTAGAAATAGCCGACCCCTATTAACCTGCGATGTTTGGGAGCATGCTTATTATTTAGATTATCAAAATGAGAGACCAAAATATTTAAACCAGTTTTGGAAATTAGCGAATTGGGATTTTGTAGCTTCAAATCTTAACGATGTAGAGTTGAAACCCCCGTATTATAAACACGATCACTACGAAGCTCATCTAGCTTTAAAAAATTAA